The genomic stretch GGCGCCATCCTCTACAACACCGTGACGATGTCCATCCTCGAGCGCTTGCGCGAAGTGGCCACCTTGCGGGCCCTGGGCATGCCCATGCGGCGCATCGCCGCCCTTTTCACGCTCGAGCATGGCGTGCTGGCGGCGCTGGGGCTGGCCGCCGGCCTGCCGCTCGGCGGCTACGTGGCCGGTCGGGTGCTGTCCATGTACGACTCCGACCTGTTCAGCCTGCCGCTGGTGATCCATCCCCGAACTTTCGGACTGGCCGTCGCCGGAGTGCTGCTGGTGCTGGCCATCGGGCAGTGGCCCGCCCTGCGGGCCGTGGCGAGGCAGAACGTCGCCGAGGCTGTCCGCGAGCGCGAAGGCTGATAGCGGCGCTTCTATGACCTGGCGCCTATCGGAAGCAGGCACGGAGGCCTGCGCCACCGATGCAACGGGTGGGGCCGGCCTCCGTGCCGGCCGCGATGCCGGAGCGAAGTCATCAGAGCCGCGCTATGAGGGCGCGCGAAGACACCGGAGCGCGGCGCTATCGGATATCGAGGTCGCCGGCCGGCCGCCGCTCTACGATCGCCGCGCGCAGCAGTTCGGTCTCGGGCATCGGCTCTACCCCCAGTTCCCGCTCGAGCGTCTCGGCGCAGCGCTCGTAGGTGCGCAGGGCGGCGGTGCGATCGCCCAGGCGGTACTGCGCCGCCATCAAGAGGCGATACGCCGGCTCGGCGCAGGGGTCCAGGTCGAGCAGGCGGCCGGCCGAACGTGCCGCGCCCTCGGCGTCCCCGCGCCCCAGGAGCCGCCGGGCATGCCGCACGGCGTGGTCGGCGAAGCGCGCCGCCAGGCGCTCCCGCTCCCGGTCGCACCAGTCGCCGTATTCGATGAACTCCGCCAGGAAGTCGCCGTCGTAGAGGCCAAGCGCCCGCTCCGCCACGTCGCCGGGATCCTCGCCGGTCGCTTCCAGCACGCCGGCCGCGTCCAGCAATCGCTCGAACTCGGCGACGTCCAGGGACAGATCGTCGCCATGCCGGAGCGCGTAGGCGGTGCCCTGCCTGATGATGTGCCGCGGCTCCCGGCCGCTCGGCCGATCGGGTTCGAGGGCCTTGTTGAGCGCGTTGAGGGCGACGCGGAACGTCCCGTCGGCCACACCCGGCTCCAGGTCGGGCCAGAGGAGGTCCACGATGCGGCTCTTGGGCAGGAGGTCGCCGCGGTGCACCACCAGCAGGTGGAAGAGCTGGAGCGCAATCTTGCGGCCCCAGGCCTTGCGGTCGAGTTCGGCCGCGCCGCGCCAGACCCGGAATGCCCCGAGTGTCCTGACGCGGACGGCGTCCTGCCGGAGCGACGCGTCCTCGCCCGCGAGGCCCAGGTCGGCCAGGAGCGTGGCGACGCGTTCCGGCGAGTTGCCGGCCCGCAGGGCCGCCGCCAGCACCGGCCCGGGGAGGCCCGCCGCGAGGGCGTT from Candidatus Tanganyikabacteria bacterium encodes the following:
- a CDS encoding ATP-dependent transcriptional regulator is translated as NALAAGLPGPVLAAALRAGNSPERVATLLADLGLAGEDASLRQDAVRVRTLGAFRVWRGAAELDRKAWGRKIALQLFHLLVVHRGDLLPKSRIVDLLWPDLEPGVADGTFRVALNALNKALEPDRPSGREPRHIIRQGTAYALRHGDDLSLDVAEFERLLDAAGVLEATGEDPGDVAERALGLYDGDFLAEFIEYGDWCDRERERLAARFADHAVRHARRLLGRGDAEGAARSAGRLLDLDPCAEPAYRLLMAAQYRLGDRTAALRTYERCAETLERELGVEPMPETELLRAAIVERRPAGDLDIR